The Thermodesulfovibrionales bacterium genomic sequence CCTCCATGGAGATATAACAACAGAACTCACCATCCCATCTGAAAATATCTCAGATGCAATTATAATAGCAAAGTCCAATTTTATCCTTGCTGGAATGCCTTTTATTAAAGAGCTTTTTACACTATATGATCCTGATATAGAATTTAATATATTAAAAAAAGATGGCTCACAGATAGAAAGAGGAGATGTGATTGCAAAGCTTAAGGGCAGAACACATTCAATACTAGCCTGTGAAAGGACAGGATTGAATATACTCCAGAGGCTTTCTGGTATAGCCACACTTACAGCGAGGTTTGTTCAAGAGATAAAAGGCACAAAGGCAAGGATACTCGATACAAGGAAAACCACTCCCTGCATGCGTTATCTTGAAAAATATGCTGTAAGGATAGGAGGAGGTTATAATCACAGATTCGGTCTTTATGATGGTATCCTTATAAAGGATAATCATATTAAAGCTGCCGGTGGTATTAAAAAAGCTGTGGATAATATAAAAAATAGTAAAGCCTTCCATCATCTTCTAAAGATTGAGGTTGAGGTTAAAGA encodes the following:
- the nadC gene encoding carboxylating nicotinate-nucleotide diphosphorylase; the encoded protein is MNIPQEIKEFLKKALEEDILHGDITTELTIPSENISDAIIIAKSNFILAGMPFIKELFTLYDPDIEFNILKKDGSQIERGDVIAKLKGRTHSILACERTGLNILQRLSGIATLTARFVQEIKGTKARILDTRKTTPCMRYLEKYAVRIGGGYNHRFGLYDGILIKDNHIKAAGGIKKAVDNIKNSKAFHHLLKIEVEVKDIEEVNEAVEAGVDAIMLDNMDIEEMKKAVKYIREKKPGILIEASGNVNPGNVRAIAETGVDFISAGMLTHSAEAADISLKIVD